Proteins encoded together in one Streptomyces sp. B1I3 window:
- a CDS encoding DNA-3-methyladenine glycosylase I, producing the protein MSDSRPAPDGGLRCPWGLSTEDYLAYHDTEWGRPVHGDDALFERLCLEAFQSGLSWLTILRRREGFRSAFAGFKISAVAEFTDADKERLLADAGIIRNRAKIDATLANARVLAGWGEGELDALVWSYAPDPAGRVAPRTLEDVPAVTPESTALAKELKKRSIRFVGPTTAYALMQACGLVDDHLADCVARGGR; encoded by the coding sequence ATGAGCGACTCCCGGCCCGCACCGGACGGCGGTCTGCGCTGCCCCTGGGGCCTGTCCACGGAGGACTACCTCGCCTACCACGACACCGAGTGGGGCCGCCCCGTACACGGCGACGACGCCCTCTTCGAGCGCCTCTGCCTGGAGGCCTTCCAGTCCGGACTCTCGTGGCTGACGATCCTGCGCCGCCGCGAGGGCTTCCGCAGCGCCTTCGCCGGATTCAAGATCTCCGCGGTGGCCGAGTTCACCGACGCCGACAAGGAGCGGCTCCTCGCCGACGCCGGCATCATCCGCAACCGCGCGAAGATCGACGCGACGCTCGCCAACGCCAGGGTGCTGGCCGGCTGGGGCGAGGGAGAGCTCGACGCACTCGTCTGGTCGTACGCCCCCGACCCGGCCGGCCGGGTCGCTCCGCGCACCCTCGAAGACGTTCCGGCCGTCACCCCGGAGTCCACGGCGCTGGCCAAGGAGCTCAAGAAGCGGTCCATCCGGTTCGTCGGCCCCACGACCGCGTACGCCCTGATGCAGGCGTGCGGCCTGGTCGACGACCATCTGGCCGACTGCGTGGCCCGGGGCGGCCGGTAG
- a CDS encoding cell division protein DivIVA: MHVFWFLLLTMAVVVAAVTLAVVGGGGSAVLQDVEPERLTDPLPTNRPVGRADVETLRLPMAVRGYRMTDVDEALGRLGAELAERDARIAELESALAGAQATATGGPDLFKRPGEPLRGENGRQAEEDER, from the coding sequence ATGCACGTGTTCTGGTTCTTGCTGCTCACGATGGCCGTGGTGGTGGCCGCGGTGACACTGGCGGTGGTCGGCGGAGGCGGAAGTGCGGTGCTGCAGGACGTCGAGCCCGAGCGGCTCACCGACCCGCTGCCGACGAACCGCCCGGTCGGCCGCGCCGACGTCGAAACCCTGCGGCTCCCCATGGCGGTGCGCGGCTACCGCATGACGGACGTGGACGAGGCGCTGGGCAGGCTCGGCGCCGAGCTCGCCGAGCGGGACGCCCGCATCGCCGAGCTGGAGTCCGCCCTCGCCGGGGCTCAGGCGACCGCGACGGGCGGTCCCGATCTGTTCAAACGGCCGGGAGAGCCCCTCAGGGGTGAGAACGGCCGGCAGGCCGAGGAGGACGAGCGATGA
- the folP gene encoding dihydropteroate synthase, translating into MPSGALRLGRREFGPHEPVIMAIVNRTPDSFYDQGATFHDEPALSRVEEAVAEGAAIIDIGGVKAGPGEEVSAQEEARRTVGFVAEVRRRHPDVVISVDTWRHDVGEAVCEAGADVLNDAWGGVDPKLAEVAARYGAGLVCTHAGGAQPRTRPHRVTYDDVMADILRVTVGLAERAVALGVRPDGIMIDPGHDFGKNTRHSLEATRRLDEMTATGWPVLVSLSNKDFVGESLDRPVKERVIGTLATTAVSAWLGAQVYRVHEVAETRQVLDMVASIAGHRPPAVARRGLA; encoded by the coding sequence ATGCCAAGCGGGGCGCTCAGGCTGGGGCGGCGGGAGTTCGGGCCGCACGAACCGGTGATCATGGCCATCGTGAACCGGACCCCCGACTCCTTCTACGACCAGGGGGCGACGTTCCACGACGAGCCCGCGCTCTCCCGGGTCGAGGAGGCCGTCGCGGAAGGCGCCGCGATCATCGACATCGGCGGGGTGAAGGCCGGTCCCGGCGAGGAGGTGTCGGCCCAGGAGGAGGCCCGCCGGACGGTGGGCTTCGTCGCGGAGGTGCGCCGCCGCCACCCGGACGTGGTCATCAGTGTCGACACATGGCGGCACGACGTGGGCGAGGCCGTCTGCGAGGCCGGGGCGGACGTGCTGAACGACGCGTGGGGCGGTGTCGACCCGAAGCTGGCGGAGGTCGCCGCGCGGTACGGAGCGGGCCTCGTGTGCACGCACGCGGGCGGCGCACAGCCGCGTACCCGGCCGCACCGGGTGACGTACGACGACGTGATGGCGGACATCCTGCGGGTGACCGTGGGCCTTGCCGAGCGGGCCGTGGCGCTCGGCGTCAGGCCGGACGGGATCATGATCGACCCCGGTCACGACTTCGGTAAGAACACCCGGCACTCGCTGGAGGCGACGCGCCGGCTCGACGAGATGACGGCCACGGGCTGGCCGGTGCTGGTCTCGCTCTCCAACAAGGACTTCGTCGGGGAGTCGCTGGACAGGCCGGTGAAGGAACGGGTGATCGGGACGCTCGCGACGACGGCCGTGTCGGCGTGGCTGGGCGCCCAGGTGTACCGGGTGCACGAGGTGGCGGAGACCCGGCAGGTTCTGGACATGGTGGCGTCCATCGCGGGCCACCGGCCCCCCGCGGTGGCACGGCGGGGGCTGGCGTAG
- a CDS encoding TIGR00730 family Rossman fold protein encodes MGNPEDARIPEGAQVPEGAVQPEEQRMGPVLRRRDQVQPGTTDQRLLDSEGDSEWVHTDPWRVMRIQSEFVEGFGALAELPSAISVFGSARTPAGGPEYEAGVRIGRALVEAGFAVITGGGPGAMEAANKGAREAKGVSVGLGIELPFESGLNPHVDIGVNFRYFFVRKTMFVKYAQGFVVLPGGLGTLDELFEALTLVQTGKVTRFPIVLFGTAYWSGLVDWLRDTVVAGGKASDTDLMLFHVTDDVDEAVRLVTKEVGR; translated from the coding sequence ATGGGCAACCCGGAGGACGCACGGATCCCCGAGGGCGCGCAGGTCCCTGAGGGCGCGGTACAGCCCGAGGAACAGCGGATGGGCCCGGTTCTGCGCCGCAGGGACCAGGTGCAGCCGGGCACGACCGACCAGCGGCTGCTGGACTCCGAGGGCGACTCCGAGTGGGTGCACACCGACCCGTGGCGGGTCATGCGGATCCAGTCGGAGTTCGTGGAGGGCTTCGGCGCGCTGGCCGAGCTGCCGAGCGCCATCAGCGTCTTCGGCTCCGCCCGCACACCGGCCGGCGGACCGGAGTACGAGGCGGGCGTGCGGATCGGCAGGGCGCTGGTCGAAGCCGGGTTCGCGGTCATCACGGGCGGTGGTCCCGGGGCCATGGAGGCGGCGAACAAGGGGGCGAGAGAAGCCAAGGGCGTATCCGTCGGTCTCGGTATCGAGCTGCCGTTCGAGTCCGGCCTGAATCCACATGTCGACATCGGCGTCAACTTCCGCTACTTCTTCGTCCGCAAGACGATGTTCGTCAAGTACGCCCAGGGCTTCGTCGTCCTGCCGGGCGGCCTCGGCACGCTGGACGAGCTCTTCGAGGCGCTGACGCTCGTGCAGACGGGCAAGGTGACGCGTTTCCCGATCGTGCTGTTCGGTACGGCGTACTGGAGCGGACTGGTGGACTGGCTGCGGGACACGGTGGTCGCGGGCGGCAAGGCGTCCGACACGGACCTGATGCTGTTCCACGTGACGGACGACGTGGACGAGGCGGTCCGGCTCGTGACGAAGGAAGTCGGGCGCTAG
- the dapE gene encoding succinyl-diaminopimelate desuccinylase: protein MYGHALDLALDGPELTARLVDFPSVSGQEKDLADAIEAALSPLPHLTVDRYGNNVVARTRLGRAERVVLAGHIDTVPIAGNVPSRLDGNGVLWGCGTSDMKSGVAVQLRIAATVPEPNRDLTFIFYDNEEVAAHLNGLGHVADAHPDWLDGDFAVLLEPSDGEVEGGCQGTLRMHLRLEGERAHSARGWMGSNAIHAAAPVLARLAAYEPRRPVVDGLEYREGLNAVGIEGGVATNVIPDACTVVVNYRYAPDLTPEQAEAHVQEVFADCGVAEFTVDDHSGAAMPGLSHPAAKAFMEAVGGTARPKFGWTDVSRFGALGIPAVNYGPGDPIYAHKRDEHVAVERITHCEERLRSWLTS, encoded by the coding sequence ATGTACGGACACGCGCTCGACCTCGCCCTGGACGGCCCGGAACTCACCGCCCGGCTCGTAGACTTCCCGTCGGTCAGCGGGCAGGAGAAGGACCTTGCCGACGCCATCGAGGCCGCCCTGAGCCCGTTGCCGCACCTGACCGTCGACCGGTACGGCAACAACGTCGTCGCCAGGACGCGGCTGGGCCGCGCCGAGCGCGTCGTCCTCGCGGGTCACATCGACACCGTCCCGATCGCCGGCAACGTGCCGTCGCGGCTCGACGGGAACGGCGTGCTGTGGGGGTGCGGGACCTCGGACATGAAGTCGGGCGTGGCGGTCCAGCTGCGGATCGCGGCGACGGTGCCGGAGCCCAACCGCGATCTGACCTTCATCTTCTACGACAACGAAGAGGTCGCCGCCCACCTCAACGGCCTCGGCCACGTCGCCGACGCGCACCCGGACTGGCTGGACGGAGACTTCGCCGTCCTCCTGGAGCCGTCCGACGGAGAGGTCGAGGGAGGCTGCCAGGGCACGCTCCGGATGCACCTGCGGCTGGAGGGGGAGCGGGCGCACTCCGCACGCGGCTGGATGGGGTCCAACGCCATCCACGCGGCGGCGCCGGTGCTGGCCCGGCTGGCCGCCTACGAGCCGCGCCGCCCGGTCGTCGACGGCCTGGAGTACCGCGAGGGACTCAACGCCGTGGGCATCGAGGGCGGCGTCGCCACCAACGTCATCCCGGACGCCTGCACCGTCGTGGTCAACTACCGCTACGCTCCCGACCTCACGCCCGAACAGGCCGAGGCCCACGTCCAGGAGGTCTTCGCGGACTGCGGCGTCGCCGAGTTCACCGTCGACGACCACTCCGGCGCGGCGATGCCCGGCCTCTCGCACCCCGCGGCCAAGGCGTTCATGGAGGCGGTCGGCGGCACGGCACGGCCCAAGTTCGGCTGGACGGACGTCTCCCGGTTCGGGGCGCTCGGCATCCCCGCGGTCAATTACGGCCCCGGCGACCCGATCTACGCGCACAAGCGGGACGAGCACGTGGCCGTCGAGCGGATCACGCACTGCGAGGAGCGCCTCCGCTCCTGGCTCACCAGCTGA
- a CDS encoding ATP-binding protein → MSLPLTRRIARAALLIAAGAAPVVGAAGAAGAAGLPQTPALGGLTSLDGAGVTGTLDSAAKQGADVANQTGGKFVGTTLPAAGNTAGRTVKKAGTAAEGRLASDSLPTGGLPTKGLPTSGLPIG, encoded by the coding sequence ATGTCCCTCCCCCTGACCCGCCGGATCGCCCGTGCCGCGCTGCTGATCGCCGCAGGTGCTGCCCCCGTGGTCGGTGCGGCCGGCGCCGCGGGTGCCGCGGGGCTCCCGCAGACCCCCGCCCTCGGCGGCCTGACCTCGCTCGACGGCGCGGGTGTCACCGGCACCCTGGACTCCGCCGCGAAGCAGGGCGCCGACGTGGCGAACCAGACCGGCGGCAAGTTCGTCGGCACCACCCTCCCGGCCGCCGGCAACACGGCCGGCAGGACCGTCAAGAAGGCCGGCACCGCGGCGGAAGGCCGGCTGGCGAGCGACTCCCTGCCCACCGGCGGACTGCCCACCAAGGGTCTTCCGACGAGTGGCCTGCCGATCGGCTGA